The Terriglobia bacterium genome includes the window CATTACCCTTCAACCTCAGCAACAGAAGCAGAATGGCGACAGCGCGCAGGCTTTAATCAAGAAATAAATTCCCATAGCGAAAAAGCGACTATCGCCCGGGCATTCGGCAGTGCGCCAGATTTGAAGTGCGCCTTGCGGAGCGCGGTTGTGCCGGTTCGCCGGACGGAGGACAATTGGGAGCAGGCCAGCCAGTTCGCATTCCTGATGAGGTTCAAAGGGGCAGGAGCCGTCCGATTCCATCCGCGCGGTTACGGACGCGGTGAATACTCCGCCAGCAACGTAGGGTTATGAAGCGCAGATGGAATCACGGCTTTGCCAGGGAGCCACACGCGCGCAGACTTCGGCGACACGGTTTTTCCGTTGAGAATTTCAAGGGCCTTCTGAAGCTGCTTGTCGTCGGGGCCGCCGAACTTGGGAGGAGCGGTTTCTGTTTCTCCGGATTCGGCCGCGGCTTCATTTTCAGCAGCCTGCATCACGTTCGGAGTAATACCGTTGCCGGGAATGGGCTTGCCGTCGGGCGTGTAGTATTTGGCCACAGAGAGCAGCAGCGCAGATCCATCACCCACAGGAATAAGTTTCTGGTAAACCCCCACTCCGAAGCTTGTGACGCCCACCACGTCGCCGCGCTTGTTGTCGAGGATGGCGCCGGCAACTATTTCGCCCGGGCCAGCCGTGGATTGGTTAATCAGCACCACCAGCGGCAGCTTTGTGATCTGGTCTGAAGCCTGCGCGACAACCTCTTTCCGCGGGTAGCGCTGACCGTAGAGGTAGGTTATCAGCCCGTGATCAAGAAAGAGGTTTGCCGCCTTTTCGCCCTCGCTTTCGGTCCCGCCAGCGCAGTCCCTCAAATCGAGAACGATCTTGTTGTCTCCACTACTGATAAGCTGCTTGAGCTGCGCGGCAACTTCGTCAGACTTTCCTTGATCAAACGTAGGAACTCGCACATAGGCGGTATCGGGACCAATCGTTTTGGCCACCAACGGAGCGTTCTTGAGAATTTGCCGGGTCAAAGTGACTTTTTCAGGCTCGCCTTGGGTCCCCTTAATCACAGACACTGAAACCGTTGTCCCTGGCGTGCCGTCCAACAGACGATCGATCTGGACCACGGAAAATTCGCGAATGCGCTGCTCGTTCACTTCATCAATCAGATCGCCCGGATTAATCCCGGCCTTTTCCGCCGGACTACCCGGCAGCACAGATACAACCGTCGCAAATCCCATCCTCTTCGAGAGGTAAATCCCCACGCTCGCGGGCCCTGGGTCGGGGTGTTGCACGTATTCCTGATATTCCGCAGGGGTGAAATAAGTGCTGTAGGGGTCAAGCGCTTCCAGCAAGCCTCGGATGGCGCCCTTGGTGACATTCTTCAGGTTGGGTTGGGTTACGTACTCCTGCTGGATTCTCGAGAGGACCTGGCTGTAGACACCGAGGTCTTGGTAAGACTTCTCGCCCTGGTCGGTGCTGCCGCGGCCAAGCACTCCCCCAATGATGACGTAAAAAACCACTAGTGAGGAAATGAAGATCACTACCAGACGGACGCGCTTTGTCATTTGAGTTCTTGCTCCTTCGGTGATTGCCCCTTTTGAACCCCTAGAGCACACTATAACATACCTGCAATTACCGCGCATCGGCATCCCCGGGCAGTGCGTCTAACGAAATTATTACGTATCTGCGGGCTATGGAGTGCGGCGGTCCGCCGCCGCTTTGTGCCCAGCCCGTCCGTTGGCGCCCATGAAATTTCCTCCGCGCGCCGCGCACCAAACCTTGTTACAATGGGCCGGTTCTGAATCCTTCCCCTCCCAGGAGAATACATGAAAGTCGCCGCAGTCCAGATGGACGTCAAAATCCTCGCGAACGACCGCAACCTCGCCAGGGTGGTTGAGCACCTGGAGCGCGCCGTGCGCGAAGGCGCAGAGCTGGTGGTCTTCCCGGAGTGCGCTCTTTCGGGCTACTGCTTCACCAGCCGCGCCGAGGCCCTGCCCGCCGCCGAATCCATCCCCGGCCCCTCGACGGACAAGCTGGCCGCAGCGGCCAGGCGCCTGGGAACATCCCTTGTGATCGGTATGATGGAACGCGCCGGCGACGAACTTTATAACTCCGCGGCGGTGATCACTCCGGAGGGTCTTCAGGGAGTGCATCGCAAGCTCCACCTGCCCTATCTGGGCATCGACCGCTACAATGGGCTGGGCGACGCCCCGTTCAGGGTGTTCCAGGCCGGGCAGGCGAAGATCGGAGTCAACATTTGCTACGATTGCAGCTTTCCCGAGTCCGGCCGCGTGCTCAAGCTCAACGGCGCGCAGATTCTGGCCATTCCCACCAACTGGCCTGTGGGTTCCGATACCTGGGCGCACATCCCCAAAGTCCGCGCCATTGAAAACCACATGTACGTTGCTGCCGCCGACCGCGTGGGCGAGGAGCGCGGCTTCCGCTTTGCCGGCCACTCCCAGATCATCGACGTTACCGGCGCCGTGCTGGTGGAAGCCGGCGAAACCGAAGAGACTATCCTCTACGCTGACATAGAACCTGCGCTGGCCGACGTGAACCGCGTGGTGCGGATTGCCGGCGAATGGGAGTACGACCGCATCGCCGCCCGCCGCCCCGAGATGTACGATCCCATCACGCGACCCAAATAGGGAGGTCAATTGGAAGACTGGGATGCATCAACTCGTCATGCTGATCCCGCGAAGCGGGAGAAGCATCTGCTGTATCTACTTGAAAAGGCAAAGCAGACCCTTCGCGGAGTTGAACCTGAGTCAACAGCAGATTCCTCTCCCGCTCTGCGGGATCGGAATGACTGCCGAACGGCTCGAATGATGTCTCCGCCGCAAGTTTTAGTTGCCGTCAAACGTTGAAGAAATACAGCCCCTGCTCCTGCCGAGCTTCGCGCAACAGCACCAGCGCCAGTTCGCGCGCGTGATAGTCGCCCCACATGCAGGATTCGCCGCACGGCGCCCTGCGTCCTTCCGGCACATAGTCCCAGCCCCTCGGCCGGTGATAGATGGAATGGAGGATCAGCCCCTGATGCCCGGCGTCTGTTGAAAGGTAAGGTTCCGCCAGCAGCGTTCGCGCCACCGTCAGCGCTGCCTGCCGGTAGCGCCTGCCCTGTTCCGCGCGCTGCGGCCCCCGTTCGAGGTATTGGCCCAGCCGCCACAATCCCTGCGCGGCAATCGAAGCGGCGGAGCTATCCACCGGCTCGTATTCATTAAAGGGATCGCTCGGCCGCGAAAGGTAATCACCGAGTTTTACAAGGCCGGGCGCGCCCGTGTCCCAGTAAGGAACGCCGTCAGTAGGCGTCTGCTCAAGATAAAAGTCAGTAGTTGCCTCGGCAGCGCGGAGCATCATGGCATCAATCTTATCGAGCCCGCCAAGCTCATCAAATTCTTCCTCAGGCAGCGTGTGGATGAATTCCAGTTGTTCGGCAAAGCCGAGAATGGCCCACGCCAGGCCGCGCGTCCAGGTGGTGAAGGGCGAATATCCCTGCTGAACATTGGGGCAGCGATAACGGCCGTCTTTTGCGTTGAACAGCGATTCGTGCGCCACGCGCCCGCGCACATCATAGTGGTCGCGGCCTTCACCGTAATAAATGGCATACCGGGCGGTGGCGGTGGCGTGCTGCACCAGGCGTTCCAGCAGCGAGACGCGGAGGTCTGATTCCTCGTGAAGCGCATAGCCGAGCCGGTGCGCGATGGCCAACGAACGCAGCGAGCGAATGGTATCCACAAACATCGAATGCGCGCCGTTGAACGAGTAGATGTATCCGCCGCCGTCGCAAGTTCGCGCCCAGCGGGCCGCCTGCACCGCGCCGCTCGATTTGAGCGCCAGCCTGTAGTAATCCTGCTCCGGCTGCGTCGCCTGGAATTTGCCTTCGCGGGCCAGCCGCGCAAGATTGCCGTAGGTGCTGACGATGTTGAAGCCGTGATCGTGGACGCCGGTGTGCGTAATATAGCTTTCCATCCACTTCCGGGTGCCTTCGCGCCCGCACTCGAGGAACCACGCCTCGCCGGTGGCGTCAAACTGCAGCAGCGCCGACCCGTACTGAAAGCCTCGCGTCCAGTCGGTCCACTCGCGCGGCTGGTAGCGGCCTTTCGCCGTCACCACGGGCGGACCGGAAGTGGGGTCCCATGCCTGCTCGATGGAGCGGATTTTTGCGGCCGAGAGTTCAAACAACCGCTCGAGCCTGGGGCGAAGCTTCTCAGGCGAGAGTTCAGAATCGATCTGGACCATCGGAGATTCAAACCTCTACAGGCGGCGGAGGTGGAAGCCTCCGTCCACATTAATCACTTCACCAGTTGAAAACGGAAGATCGCCCTGTGCGATGGCGGCAACCGCGCGGCCCACGTCCTCCGGCGTTCCCCATCGGGCAATGGGAGTGAGACCCTCCGCGATCATGCGGTCGTATTTCTCCTGGACGCCAGCGGTCATGTCGGTTCGGATGATGCCCGGACGCACCTCATAAACATGGATGCCGTATTCGGCCAGGCGCGCGGCATAGAGTTGCGTGGCCATCGCGAGGCCGGCTTTGCTGATGCAATAGTCTCCGCGATTGATGCTGGCTGCATAGGCCGAAAGCGAAGAGATGTTAATGACCCTGGGCCTTGTGCGCTCAGTGGGAAGATTTTGAAGCCTGGGGAGCCAGTAATTGGCTACGGCCTGAGTCAGAAAGTAAGGCCCTTTCAGGTTGATGGCGATCAGGCGGTCAAAGCTCTCTTCGGTGGCCTCCAGCAGATCGGCGCGCACTTCGGGAGCTACGCCGGCGTTGTTGATCAGCAGATCAATCCAGCCCTGCCCTTTTGTAATAAATTCGACCAGGCGTGCCCGGCCATCCCGTTTGGAAATGTCCGCCTGGACAGTCTCAAACTTTGTCTTTTTCGAGCCGGGCGCAGCCTCAAGGCACAACCGCCTGCACTCTTCCGCGGCCGCGGCGCTCGATGCATAGTTGATCGCCACGCCGAACCCCGCGCGGGCCAGGCTGAGACAAATCCCCCGGCCAATGCCTCGAGAACCGCCCGTCACCAGGGCGGCCGGATATTCCGGAAACATGACCTAAAACTATAACGGAGGAAGTCACTTGAATTAAAAAAATCTGCGACCGTGGGACGGAATTTGGTGGCACGGCAGCATGATGACAGTCGGGCTCGGACGCCCTTCAGAATCAGCCAATATTGCCCTGGGAGGGAAGAGCGGGGAGAAAATCAAAAGATGTGGCGCTGAAGCTTCGGCGGCGGGGAGATTGAGGGTGCTGGAGCTTGGTTGTCCTGGAATTAACCAATTGGCCAACGTGGAAGAATCTACAATGGTGTTTGTCATTATTTCATCCCGCACCGAGCGGTGTTGGCGATCAGCCGCTTCCATATCAATAAGTTACATGAACTCCGACAGTGGCACGCGGCCTGCAATCCTGCCGACGGGGGACTGATCGAACCGAGACCCCAGGAATTAAGCAAGTCCAGGAAAACGACGAGACTGGAGGGTAGCGATGAGGAGTCTTAAATTTTTCATGACATTTTCGTGTGCAATAGTGATTGCAGTAGCCGTTCAGTTCGGCTGGACCGCGACATCGATGGCTGCGCAAGCTCAGGCCAGCGCCGAATCGGCAGCCAGCGCGGCCAGTTCAACGGCAGCGACGGCTTCAACCCCTGGGCAGTCGGCGGAAATCAGCAATGGGACAAAGATCTCCGCTGAGCTGATGTCAAACATCGACGCCCGCAAAGCCAAGGAAGGTGACAAGGTGGAGGCCAGGGTTACAAAGAACGTCAAGCAGCACGGCAAAGTAGTTGTGCGCAAAGGCGACAAGCTTGTGGGACATGTCACCAACGTCGAGAACAACTTAAACGGCAAGGGTGGTTCAAGCCTGGGCGTGACGTTTGACCAGCTCGTCCAGGGCGATTCCACCACGCAATTAAATACGGTGCTCACTTCGATGTTTGGCGCGAGTGGGAGCGAGCAAGCGGAAGAGTCGGAATCCGTGGGGACAGTCCCCATGCCGGCTCCTGTCGCAGCTCCGTCAGGCGGCGGTGGCGGCCGTGGGCTGTTAGGCGCGGCTGGCGGCGCCGTGGGTTCAACGGTGGGATCAACCGTAGGCGCAGCGGGATCAACCTTGGGAAGGACAGGAGGCGCAGTTGGCGCCACAACCCAGAACACGCTGGGAGCCAATTCGAATCTTGGGCTGGCAACGCCTGTGCGCCAGGTCCATATCGGATCGTCTGCTTCAGCCGAATCGTCAGCCGGAACGAACTCGACGTTGAGCACGCGCCACGGTGATCTGCGACTGGAGTCCGGGACACGCATGCAGTTCCGGGTGGCCGGAGACAGCAGCGTCCAGGCAAAGTAGTTTCATTGGGAGCGCCCCAAGAGGTCCAAGGGCCGGCCAAATGACGCGTCCGGCCCTTTCGGACCGGGTCAGGGAAGCGGAGATGGATGCGCGGGCCGGAAATCCTATCTTGCCATCCAGCCTCCGTCCAACGTGAACACAGACCCGTTCACGTAGTCGGAAGCTGAGGAGGCAAGAAAGACTGTCATGCCCTGAAGGTCCTCGGGTTCTCCCCATCTTCCTGCCGGAATGCGTTCAAGGATGGCCTTGTTGCGAATGGGATCATTCCTCAGTGCAGAGGTATTGTCCGTGCTGACATAACCCGGAGCGATCGCGTTTACCTGGACGCCCTTGCCGGCCCATTCGTTGGCCAGGGCCTTGGTGAGTTGGCCGATTCCTCCCTTGCTCGCCGCGTACCCTGGAACCAGGATTCCGCCCTGAAAAGTCAACAGCGAGGCGATGAAGATGACTTTGCCCTTTCCTCTTTCGACCATGCGCTTGCCAACTTCACGAGTCAGAATGAATTGGGAGTTCAGGTTGACTTCCATGGTGACGTCCCAATATTGGTCGGGATATTCGGTTGCAGGTTTGCGAAGAATTGTTCCGGCATTGTTCACGAGAATGTCGATGGCGGGAAAATCTATTGCCAGTTGTTCGATCAGCGCATAGAGCGCCTTGCGGTCGGCAAAATCGCAGGCGTAGCCTTTGAACTTGCGTGCGCGGGCGAGAACTTCGCGCTCAATCGTGCTGCCGGAAGTTTCCATGGAACGGCTGACCCCGATGATGTCGGCTCCGGCTTCCGCCAGGCCCAGAGCAATCGCCTTGCCGATGCCACGGCGACAGCCGGTCACGAGTGCGGTTTTTCCGTCCAGCCTGAATTGGTCAAGGATAGCCATTTTTGTCTGTCCCAGCTGGGCGGTCGCAGATTCCCGCTCTCAAGGTAACGACCGGCAGAGGCGGCCTTCCGGGCGCTGGATTGGAAGAGCCTCCGAACGCCTCAATGCGCGAGTGGCAAAGCCGGACGCGCAGCAACAGTATAAGACAATTGGCGTCGATTGAAACCACTCGAATTCCCAAACCCTTCGCCGCTCCGAGGCAGGCGGCCAGAAGCGACTCCACTCGGTATATGCTAAGCTATTTCAGCACACGCTGACTGAACGGGCCTGTAGCTCAGAAGGATAGAGCAACGGTTTCCTAAACCGTGGGTCGGGGGTTCGAATCCCTCCAGGCCTACCATCCTCGTTCTTGTGGTTTCAATGACTTAGCACAATTTGGCAAGCCGGCCTTGAATCTGCAAACTGCAGTATGACATCGAACGTTTTGCTCCGTGCCATCGACACTAGAAGTCATTTCAAAACCCTCCGTAAGACGATCATGAAGCAGGCAACATGAATGAACGCCTGGTAGATGGTAAGGGAACGGTCATAGCGCACGACGAGCCGGCGGAAGTTGCCGAGCCAAGCGATGCTGCGTTCGACGATCCAGCGCTTGCGGTAACGGCGGAGCACCCGACC containing:
- a CDS encoding S41 family peptidase produces the protein MTKRVRLVVIFISSLVVFYVIIGGVLGRGSTDQGEKSYQDLGVYSQVLSRIQQEYVTQPNLKNVTKGAIRGLLEALDPYSTYFTPAEYQEYVQHPDPGPASVGIYLSKRMGFATVVSVLPGSPAEKAGINPGDLIDEVNEQRIREFSVVQIDRLLDGTPGTTVSVSVIKGTQGEPEKVTLTRQILKNAPLVAKTIGPDTAYVRVPTFDQGKSDEVAAQLKQLISSGDNKIVLDLRDCAGGTESEGEKAANLFLDHGLITYLYGQRYPRKEVVAQASDQITKLPLVVLINQSTAGPGEIVAGAILDNKRGDVVGVTSFGVGVYQKLIPVGDGSALLLSVAKYYTPDGKPIPGNGITPNVMQAAENEAAAESGETETAPPKFGGPDDKQLQKALEILNGKTVSPKSARVWLPGKAVIPSALHNPTLLAEYSPRP
- a CDS encoding carbon-nitrogen hydrolase family protein; the encoded protein is MKVAAVQMDVKILANDRNLARVVEHLERAVREGAELVVFPECALSGYCFTSRAEALPAAESIPGPSTDKLAAAARRLGTSLVIGMMERAGDELYNSAAVITPEGLQGVHRKLHLPYLGIDRYNGLGDAPFRVFQAGQAKIGVNICYDCSFPESGRVLKLNGAQILAIPTNWPVGSDTWAHIPKVRAIENHMYVAAADRVGEERGFRFAGHSQIIDVTGAVLVEAGETEETILYADIEPALADVNRVVRIAGEWEYDRIAARRPEMYDPITRPK
- a CDS encoding glycosyl hydrolase produces the protein MVQIDSELSPEKLRPRLERLFELSAAKIRSIEQAWDPTSGPPVVTAKGRYQPREWTDWTRGFQYGSALLQFDATGEAWFLECGREGTRKWMESYITHTGVHDHGFNIVSTYGNLARLAREGKFQATQPEQDYYRLALKSSGAVQAARWARTCDGGGYIYSFNGAHSMFVDTIRSLRSLAIAHRLGYALHEESDLRVSLLERLVQHATATARYAIYYGEGRDHYDVRGRVAHESLFNAKDGRYRCPNVQQGYSPFTTWTRGLAWAILGFAEQLEFIHTLPEEEFDELGGLDKIDAMMLRAAEATTDFYLEQTPTDGVPYWDTGAPGLVKLGDYLSRPSDPFNEYEPVDSSAASIAAQGLWRLGQYLERGPQRAEQGRRYRQAALTVARTLLAEPYLSTDAGHQGLILHSIYHRPRGWDYVPEGRRAPCGESCMWGDYHARELALVLLREARQEQGLYFFNV
- a CDS encoding 3-ketoacyl-ACP reductase, yielding MFPEYPAALVTGGSRGIGRGICLSLARAGFGVAINYASSAAAAEECRRLCLEAAPGSKKTKFETVQADISKRDGRARLVEFITKGQGWIDLLINNAGVAPEVRADLLEATEESFDRLIAINLKGPYFLTQAVANYWLPRLQNLPTERTRPRVINISSLSAYAASINRGDYCISKAGLAMATQLYAARLAEYGIHVYEVRPGIIRTDMTAGVQEKYDRMIAEGLTPIARWGTPEDVGRAVAAIAQGDLPFSTGEVINVDGGFHLRRL
- a CDS encoding SDR family NAD(P)-dependent oxidoreductase; protein product: MAILDQFRLDGKTALVTGCRRGIGKAIALGLAEAGADIIGVSRSMETSGSTIEREVLARARKFKGYACDFADRKALYALIEQLAIDFPAIDILVNNAGTILRKPATEYPDQYWDVTMEVNLNSQFILTREVGKRMVERGKGKVIFIASLLTFQGGILVPGYAASKGGIGQLTKALANEWAGKGVQVNAIAPGYVSTDNTSALRNDPIRNKAILERIPAGRWGEPEDLQGMTVFLASSASDYVNGSVFTLDGGWMAR